In Peromyscus eremicus chromosome X, PerEre_H2_v1, whole genome shotgun sequence, the sequence caaggcttgtcttcaaacatacacacataaatatacactcATAATTTTGCTGTGTTAAATATGGGCCAAGTTTCAGCTATAGTGATGTTGGAAGGCTGGGGCTTCTCATTTGTTGTATTGATTGGTAAATCTCTTCACTTTTTCAAGTACTTACTCTCTATGTTGTTAAATGATGGCCCCATGCTATGCCACagtatgaaaagaaacaaaatgaaggtTGAAAGAAAAGAGACCTACTACCTTCCCATTTGGACAGAATTTTGAACAATTGGCACTTAACACAGAGATGGGTTCTGACACCCTAATCTTGAGATCCTTAAGATATGATGTGTGTTTTTGAGTATTTCTTTGGAGATGACttagtatgtatgtatacatgtctgtGATCTGAGAACTCTAGGGGCTTCACCCTTCCAGCATTCTCTAGCTTTGGATTCAAAATTGCAGTCAAATcctcactttgacaagctgtggCTTTCTCTGCTATCCTTTAGTAAAATGAGATGTGCTTATGTGATGCGTATTCTTACCTAAATACTAGAGCTAATAATATTTGTTGAGTACTTCATAATTCATAGTGTTAATATATATTAAGTTCTTAATTGAAATACTTAGAACAATCCAGCAAGGATGTTAGTTACTGCTGACAAGAGAAGCAAACAGATCCAGAAGATTGAAATCATATTCTCGTGATGAATAGGCTATCACAGCCGTGTTAGCAGCAGTCTGTTTTTAAAGTTGGTATGTAAGACAAAACTATTGGAGCCAGCATTTCTTCTTAAAATTCCTAAAGTTGCTCATAACTGTTGTCTTTCAGTGACTCCAACATATTAGCATATTTGGCTTTTCTTCATTTTAGGCATGGattgctttttttaaataaaacaaaacatgcagTTGTTTCTGTAAGCCCTATTGGTGCCCAGTGTTTCCATTCGCTAAGCAATAGTTTCTGGAACAGTAAATGTTGAGTGACTGAAGCCAGCATTGTTTCCTAGGACAGACCTTCTTCCATTTCCACCTCTCTGCTGCTTAGtccacactctttctctctctcacttacAGGCCCTTTGTTCTCATTctaatcttttttgtttctttctgttttaaatatttaattgtttctttcattattgggtgggtgcatgtgcagtgatgagcctgtggaggtcagaggacaaccttttgagaatccattttctccttccacctaaAAACATgtcttctgggaattgaactcagcttgCCAGGCTTGTGCAAacaagtgccttcacctgctgagtcatctcgctTGTCCTTGGTTTTGTGAGACAAACAGCTTGCTGGCATTGAGTTCAcaataatccttctgcctcagccttctgaatgctaaaTTATAAACATTTGTCATGATGCCTAGCTCCTAATCAGAATCTCACCCAGATTTATctatctttataattttttttgtcctGAAGTCCACATTGATCTGATCAATTCTGATTCATCTGAACCCCTGCTTTGAGATTGTGGACTTGACAGAGGGCAGGTGTGATGTGAAGTTTGCCTTCTGATCTCCATGACCATCATCGTAGATTTAAGTTACTCTGTGATAGCTGAGATGGGGGTTTCTGCCACCCTGTCTGCTTCTGAATAATGAATGTGTGGATTGTATGCCCCCAGGGTATCACCGAGGCTGAGCGAGAGGCTTTTGAGCTGCTTCCAGATGATGAACGTCAGTGCATAAAGTGCAAGACCACGTGTTTCCTATCTGCCCTGGCTTGCTATGACTGTCCAGATGGCCTTGTCTGCCTTTCTCACATCAATGACCTCTGCAAGTGCTCCAGTAGCCGGCAGTACCTTCGGTAAGTCTAGGGCCTACCTGAAGGAAGTTAGGAGAGTGCAAAGTTGGGCTACAACATGCTTTTTCCCGTCCTTTTCCAGGTATCGATATACCTTGGACGAGCTGCCTGCCATGCTGCATAAACTGAAAGTTCGAGCTGAATCCTTTGACACCTGGGCTAACAAAGTACGAGTAGCCCTGGAGGTGGAAGATGGGCGGAAGCGCAGTGAGTGATTATGCGGGTAGGGCGGTAGGGGTGGGGTTGGAGGGACTCTACAGACAAGTTCTGTTGTCTTTGCTTCTGTATCCCTGGCCTTTTCCCTCTGCCTTTACATAATGCTGCCTACTTCTTGTTGCTCTCATTTTCCTCCAGGCCTTGAAGAACTGAGAGCACTAGAATCTGAGGCCCGTGAGCGAAGGTTTCCTAACAGTGAGCTGCTACAGCGACTGAAGAACTGCCTGAGTGAGGCAGAGGCTTGTGTGTCCCGGGCTCTGGGACTGGTCAGTGGCCAGGAAGCAGGGTATGTTGGTGTGAGGTGTTGCAGCACAGATAGCTTGCTGCTACTGAAAAGTATGTTACAGTGGGTGGGTTGTGAATACAGGTGGgtccatggaacagtagcaggAAATTGCCAAGTGGGAGATGGTCTGGGAAGTACTGCAGAGTGCAAGACAGGCAACTTTTCGTGGAGGAGAGCCTTAGCAATAAGAAAACTTAGAAGTGTTTATTTTATCAGTGTCTAGAAGATTTGAGAGGTAGGTTGAGGGATTTTGTGGGCAGGAAAGAGTGTGGGAGGTTTAGGGACTAgaacaggacacaagaaaacctgAACATAGTTGCAGTAGAGGGTGGATTGTGAAGTCTAAGAGCTGGCGCTGTAACTTAATGCTTACCTAGTATATGCAGCTCTGGGTTCTAGCTCTGGCTCCATGCGAGTTAGTGGAGGATGGAAAGTCTGCCTTATGTTATCATCGGTTAGTTTATAAGCTCCTTCACCCTCcagctgtttctctctctccgtCTATCCCTTCGTCGTATCAATATGCTTAGATTTGAAAACTCTCCCTGTAGCCAGGGCATTTGTGGGAACATTAAGGTACAAGATCAAAGTAGAACAGATATGGTGAGGAATGGTTTGGGCACAAATGGAAGgagggacctgggtttggatctgAAATCTCACACATGAAACTCCATAGCCCCGACAGGGTGGCTGGTCTGCAGATGACCCTGGCAGAGCTACGGGCTTTTCTGGGCCAGATGAACAACCTGCCTTGTGCCATGCACCAGATTGGGGATGTCAAGGTAAGGAGAGGTGGGCTTAGGTAAGATGGAGTGCATGTGTGAGAAATTGTGGGAAGTATGGGCAAGTTTTTAGATTTGGGACTTGGGACAGGGAGCAGGGATGTAAGTACAAGATGCTGAGTCAAGAGAGGGTTTGCCCGAGGAAGTAAAAGAGGAGGTAATAAAGGTGTTTGTTGGGCCCTGAAACAATGAATAAAGTTTATACAAATAAAAGTAGGATGGAGAAGACAGGGACCCCAGAGTGAGCATGAAGGTTTATATAGCGTAGCACTTCTTAGGGTAGAAGATCTCTTAGTGCTTTGAGAACAGAATCCTATGTAAAGATAAAGTAAAAGTACAAAGGTTTGATCAATCATGTATAAAAGTGCCTAGGAATGTGCATTTTAATATATTCCCCAGGGCATCGTAATGAGCAGTCAAGTgctgaaggagctactgttttagagttcagagaaccagagttcagtccaTGGTAGATCTCCTTTTCTCAGAAGGTTGTGTTGGGAGGCGCTGGAGCAAGGATGTGTAGTGGGGCCTCTTAAGTGGCCTCAACTGAAGGGTTTGTTCTTCATCCTGTATTTTGGTAGGGTATTCTGGAACAGGTAGAAGCCTACCAGTCTGAGGCCCGTGAGGCCCTGGTCTCACAGCCCTCCAGTCCAGGGCTACTGCAGTCCCTGTTGGAGAGAGGGCAGCAGCTGGGGGTAGAGGTACCTGAAGCCCAGCAGCTCCAGCGGCAGGTGGAACAGGCGCGGTGGCTGGATGAGGTAAAACGCACGCTGGCTCCCTCTGCCCGAAGGGGTACCCTGGCCACCATGCGGGGACTGTTGGTTGCGGGCGCCAGTGTAGCCCCTAGCCCTGCTGTGGATAAGGCCCAGGCAGAGCTTCAGGAGCTGCTGACCATCGCTGAACGCTGGGAAGAGAAAGCTCACCTCTGCCTGGAGGCCAGGTAAGTCCAGCCCTCCCTGCTATTCTTTACCTTCAAAATTTAGTGGAGAATCTGAAAAGAATGGCTGTGGGTGGCTTTGGGCGTCACACCTACCCCTACCCTATGTAGGTATATTGAGTTTCTCTGCTCTTTTGTtccttgtcttgttcttttttttctttttaaatctgtatacatagaggcagaggtaggctgatggaaaagcagagaacagatgagtgtgtgtgtgtgtgtgtgtgtgtgtgtgtgtgtagcccagtACCAATAGGCCAGCATATATGCATGCTCAGAAGCGCAGGAAACAAGTGGATGAGTGGATATAGGTTAAAAAGATGCCACACACGTGAGGTGTCTGACAGATTTCAACCATAGGATATGTAAGTGGTTAATATGTGAGCTTCTAGCAGGCTGACAGTGGTAAACATAGGTACAAAAGCTATGGCGGAGGATATATGGGTACATGCAATCTGAAGAAACCAGATCCTGGCAACCATCTTTACCAACATAAAATCTCAGAAGTGTAACAAGAGGGAACAAGAGCCCAGCTGTATATGGCTACCGATCAGGCTGGGCTCTGATCTACAGGCTATGCCAAACTGGCCTGCTCCCCCGCcccttcttttgttgttgtttttaggcAGAAGCATCCACCAGCCACACTTGAGGCCATAATCCATGAAGCAGAAAACATCCCTGTTCACCTGCCCAATATCCAGTCTCTCAAGGAGGCTCTTGCTAAGGCCCGGGCGTGGATTGCTGATGTGGATGAGATCCAAGTAAGGACCTCCCCATCCACACCTAGACCTTCTATGTAGCAGGAAGAGATGATATACAGCCTTATGCTCTGTTTGCATGGCTAGAGAGAGGATTGAGGTACCACATATTGTAAGGAGGCAAAATGCGTTTACAGAGCAATGTTCTTGAGAGAGGGATTTAGGAGGCTGGCCTGAAGGAAGTGGGGTTCTGGTCAGGGTGAGGATGATAGAACATGAGAGTAGAAAAGGACAGGTACCTACCTGGCAGTAGGTAGAAAGGAAGACCACAAAAGCATAGCTAGTCTGGTATCCCTGAAGACTGACTGGCTGCTTTGACTGAGCCAGTGAGTAGATGCAGGTGTCATGTATGGTAGAGGGTACTCCTGAGGACAGTGTCAGTTGTTTCTGCTTTGAGACTATGAGGGCAGACCGTCTTCCCAGCTCAGGCCAGACATGGAGAATTCATAGATAATTGCAAGTTCATCTTGCCTTTCTCTCTTGCCTGTGCCTAGAATGGTGACCACTACCCCTGCCTGGATGACTTGGAGGGCCTGGTAGCTGTGGGTCGGGACCTCCCTGTGGGGCTGGAGGAACTGAGACAGCTGGAGCTGCAGGTACTGACAGCACACTCCTGGAGAGAGAAGGCCTCCAAGACCTTTCTCAAGAAGAACTCCTGCTACACGTTACTGGAGGTGAGGCCCAGCGCTTTTACCTACATCCTCTTCTTGCTTGGACTAGCTGTTTCGACGTAGTTTACATGAGAATAAGAGTTGTTGAGCGGGcacgggggaggggaggagaaggtaAGGGAGGTAGGGAAGCATGGTCATTTgcctctgtctgcctgcctcaggTGCTCTGCCCGTGTGCAGACGCCGCCTCAGACAGCACCAAACGCAGCCGGtggatggagaaggagctggggttGTACAAATCTGACACAGAGCTGTTGGGGCTGTCTGCGCAGGACCTCAGGGACCCAGGCTCTGTGGTAAGAAGCTTAGCTACAGATGGGTAAAGAGCCTGGTGACGATTGTCTGAACCTTGTGACCATGGGCAGACCACTTGCTCCCTGAGCTCAGTTTTCCTGGTTTGGGAGTGGGGTGTTGAGGCCAGAGAATGAAGGAATCAGGTTGTTTACGTTCTTCCCCTTCTTGGGCACGGCAGATCGTGGCCTTCAAAGAgggggagcagaaggagaaggaagggatcCTGCAGCTTCGTCGCACCAACTCAGCCAAGCCAAGTCCACTGGCCTCATTGACTGCAGCCTCCTCTACAGCCTCTATCTGCGTGTGTGGGCAAGTGCCAGCTGGGGTGGGAGCTCTGCAGTGTGACCTGTGTCAGGACTGGTTCCATGGGCGGTGTGTGACGGTACCCCGCCTCCTCAGCTCCCAGAGGCCCAGTCTTACCTCATCCCCACTGCTGGCCTGGTGGGAATGGGACACCAAATTCTTGTGCCCTCTGTGTATGCGATCACGGCGCCCACGCTTGGAAACCATCCTGGCACTGCTGGTAGCCCTACAGAGACTGCCTGTGCGGCTGCCTGAGGGTGAGGCTCTACAGTGTCTCACAGAGAGAGCCATCAGCTGGCAAGGCCGTGCCAGACAGGTTTTGGCCTCTGAGGAAGTGACTGCTCTGTTGGGACGACTGGCTGAACTTCGTCAACGGCTGCAGGCTGAATCCAAGCCTGAGGAATCCCTTGCTTACTCTTCAGATGCTGGAGAGGGCTCTGGCAATATGCCTAAGGTGAGCTTCTTAGCCCAGCTCTTAAGCTCAGATTTCTGTCCCCTGGCCTGCACGTAGGCTCTAGCTCTGTCCCTGTGCTCCAGTTTTAACTCTCCTTTGGCCCAGCCTTTTTGTTCCATCCTCTATCTGTCCACACTCCTAGACCCTGCTCTCTGCGGGCACCCCATGTTTGCCCTTCCTCCAGTAGGTAGAGTCTTTCAGGTTTGGCGTGGGTGAAGGAAGAGTAGGGCCTGGCTCTTCAGTTCAGTTACCCCCTGCCTTTTCCTGATCTTGATATTTGATAGGTCCAGGGGCTGTTGGAGAATGGGGACAGTGTGACCAGTCCTGAAAAGGTAGCCACAGAGGAGGGCTCAGGTAAGAGAGGTAGGTCTAGCTATAGTGTGAGTGGGATGTTGAATGGATATTATCAGtgtggcccctgatgtcctcagCTCTGTTATAGTGGTATAGGATAAGACCAAGGACAGCCTCTAATTCAGCCTATCTCCACAACTTCCAGATCTGGAGCTGCTATCCTCACTATTACCACAGTTGACTGGCCCTGTGTTGGAACTGCCTGAGGCAACCCGAGCCCCACTGGAGGAACTTATGATGGAGGGGGATCTGCTTGAGGTGACCCTAGATGAGAATCATAGCATCTGGCAGCTGCTGCAGGCTGGGCAGCCTCCAGACTTGGAGAGGGTCCACACACTTCTGGAGGTAAGGAGAGGAGTCATTGACATAGCCAACTCAGGCCAAGTAGGCCGGGAGCTCTCAGGCCCTGACTACTTGCCTGTGCTTGTCTTTTGGAAGGGGGAGAGTAGATaggatcttgttatgtagccctgactggtctggTAACTTgctagctatatatatatatatatatagtccaggctggccttgaactcatggcggtcttcctgccttagctatgcaagtgctggaattataggcatgcaccaccaggcctcATTTTAAAAACCTGTCTTTTTTGCCTTTTGTATTCACAGCTGGAGAAGGCAGAGCGCCATGGGAGTCGGACACGAGGCCGAGCCCTAGAGAGGAGGCGGCGGAGGAAGGTGGATCGGGGTGGGGAGGCTGATGATCCAGCCCGAGAGGAGCTAGAGCCAAAGAGGGTACGGAGCTCAGAACCAGAAGCCGAGGAAgtccaggaggaagaggagctggaggaggagactGGGGGTGAGGTCCCTCCTGTACCCTTCCCCACCAATGGCAGCCCCAGCACCCAAGAGGACCAGGATGGCTTAGAACCAGTGTTAGAGGCTGGTTCAGACACCTCAGCCCCTTTCTCTACTCTGACTTCCCAGCTGTTGATGTCCTGCCCACAGCAGCCATCTCGGCAACAATTGTGACAGTGGCTGAGCCTAGCACAGACCCCAACAAAGATCCTTCCTTGGCCTCAAGGATCCTTTCTGACCATCAAGCCTGCTTCTTGGAGGTGGGCGGGTAGGTGGAGAGACTCCCCCCTCACCACCATCCCCAAGACCGTGACTTTTATATTCTGACTCCAAGGTATTGTTCAGACCTCAGCTCCTGGGGGCCGGCCCCTGGAGTCCTGCGTCCCTGGTAACCTGTAACCAGCATTCCCAGACACCAGAGGCAGATAGACAGGTGGGCAGGGGGTTGACTGGGGCTAGGCCAGCACCATTCCAGAGACAAATGCAGGGCACATGCAAACTGGGGgacctctcccttccccccagtTCTGGCCCTGGGTCAGGCCATGCTACACtaaccttccccccacccccccacccccacacttttgcctcccccctcctttttacttccttcttccccttcatctttcccctcccccttacTCTTCCACCCAGGAGGAGGAAACTTCCCGTGGCTGTCCTCACTTTTTTATTTTCGATGAATTTTGTTAGGGTTGAACAGGGCTGCCTATGGTCTGAAGGCTTTTGGTGCTTGTCCACACACCCACCTCAAcccttccttcccatcctcctccGTCTCCTCCTCCTGGGTTCATGCTGTAATAAAAGAAGATTGTTGGTGTGTAATTAATTTGTtcaaagggagaaaaacaaaaacaagaaactttTGTTCCAACTAAAgcctattttaattttattttattattttcctcgTTAGAAATAAAACCCTTAGGAATGTTTTTTTGAaacctgtttctgaagtgcatttCTCTTCCAAAGGAGAGCAGAACCTTCCTCGCCCGTTACTGGAGCAGCTACAGTGCTAGTGGTAGTGCCAGGGCCAAGGCCAGGGAGTCAGGGCTCTGAATGGGAACCTTCCCAGCTTCTCTCTAACCTTGGGAAAGATAGCCCGCCCGCCCCCAAGCCATTTCCCTGTCTTCAGACTGGTGGGCACTGATCCCTCTGGGGGATTTGCACAGCAGCTTCCCCTAGCTTTGTGCTCTTATTTTCCTGTTCTCCGGGGGACTTTTTCTTCATGGCTTTATTGAAGTATAGTTTCCATGCTATAAAGTCGAGCtgttttaaatatgtaatttgaTGAGTCAGACCATCCTTGATGTTTCTCTGTTAGTTTCTTTCTGCCCCTAATGAATGTGTGGTTAATTTGTAATTTCTGTGTCACTGTTAAACTGCTCTATTGAGATGAAATTTGCGTACCATACAGTTCATCCAATTCAGTATACAGTTCAGTGGCTTTTAGTATATTTCAGTCATTGAATGAACCTTCATtgcaaaaaaaattttagaatgTTTTTATGGCCCTTAGAAGAAACTCCACATTCCCTAGGTGTTCCCTCCCACTCACATTTGTCTCTTCTGgacattttatataaatgaaattatacAATATGTGatccttttgtgtctggcttctttgacTTGGCATAGTAGATTCAAGCCTATTAATAGTCCTACAGTAGTTAGATTTTCACCCTTCTGAACCTGAAAGATGAAAGGACTGTGCTTGATTAGGGACTGCCTTCCTGAGGTATGTTTAtacatggttttgtttgtttggttgggttttttttttgtgggtatCTGTATGCATTTTTCCCCCAGATAGGACCCACCAGGTTTGCATCATATTTATAAAGGGACCATAACCCTCCAAAGACTAAGAAGCATTCTTTGTAGTTCTAAGTGTTCTCTGTTCAGAGTTTACCTAGGGAATAGAGGAGGAAGTAAAAGCTTGGAGACCCTGCTTCACTCGCTAGCTTCCAGGCATCTCTGACTTCTCTAAGGTTTTTCCTCTTCTCAAGGTTATATAAGGTTTTATAGGCTAAAGTCAAGTCTTGATCGCTAGTTCAGGAACTCAGCACACCAGCACTCTTTTTGCCCTTCCTTGTTTATATGTTCAGAAGGATCATTTTGCTCCATTTCTCCCCTTTCCAGGATTTCCAGTTGCTAAGACTCTAGTGTTATGAGATATCCCAACCTCTTTTGGTGGCTCTCTGGTGGGAGCatggcttagacctgcctcatcCACTCTTTTAGTCTTTGTTGAAAGGTAAACACCAGTGAACAGTAAATACCCCTGCCCTGGGTCCATTTTGATCCTAAGTTGTAAACAAGGGGAAAAGGCTGGCCTTTGCCCACCTGTTGGAATTAATCATGGTTTTCCAGTGCAAGTTGGAGGTAGCAGAAGAGACACCTAGGACAAGTACCCAAAGGAGCTTGATCTTGACATTTTCCTACCACTTTACTCCAAGCAGCCAGGCACTAGAAGAAGCAgccaaaagagaggaaaagatggTACCTACAACCCACAGCAACTGCTAGGCTAGTGAATCTCACAGGCCAAGGTAGGGGTCCTTTGTGGTATGGACTTATCCCTTACCAATTTCCATACAGCTTTTCTCAGCTTGGCACTTTCTGCCTTATCCCTTTCATACACTTTCTGCCCATTCCACAGTGTACATGTAGCCATCATTGATGCAAAACTGTCTTATGGTTtctaattgctgtgataaaacacctcgtccaaaagcagcttggggaagaaagggtttatttcagcttgcagcttgtagtccatcatccagggaagtagGCAGGAACTGACACACAAGCCGTAGAGGagtcctgcttactggcttgttccccgtggcttgctcagcctgctttcatatagcacccaggaccacagccCAAGGGTGGCatatccacagtgagctgggccctccaatATCAGTCATCAGTCAAGGAAATGCACCATGGGCCAATCCAATGGGAGCATTTTCCCAATGGAGGTTTCCCTCCTCACTCAAGAGAGCACAAAATGAGTGGGAACTTTTTACCTCAGAATCACTTAGTTTACAGATACCACCTTGCTGCTACATCCTACCAGACAGCTCCACTCCTGTCAGGATAGCACCTGAGTATGCAGGGGATAGAAGGAGATACTGCTTCTACTAAAAACagattcctctctccctctccccctcctccccccccttctcccctctctttgagacagggtttctctgagtagccctaactgtcctggatcttgttctgtagtccaggctggcctcaaactcacagagatctgcctggctctgcctcccaagtgcttgaatcaaaggtgtgccaccacatccagcatcTAAATTCCTCTCTTGTTCCAACTGTCAATTACTCCCAGCCTCTATCTTTTCAGTACCTCCACTGTGCCTTAAATCATGGCCACAACACTGGGTTTAATGAATCTCCCCTCCCTGAAACTTCCTATACTGAGAGTTCCTGGAAGAAAGCAAGAGCCAGGCCTGAGAGTCCTCTGCTGTTtcaaggcgggggggggggggggggggggggggcgggggggggagtcTTGCATAGTCAGTTCAGAAAGAGACGGCTACAAACAGCAGTTGCAACCCTACA encodes:
- the Kdm5c gene encoding lysine-specific demethylase 5C isoform X1, producing MELGSDDFLPPPECPVFEPSWAEFRDPLGYIAKIRPIAEKSGICKIRPPADWQPPFAVEVDNFRFTPRIQRLNELEAQTRVKLNYLDQIAKFWEIQGSSLKIPNVERRILDLYSLSKIVVEEGGYETICKDRRWARVAQRLNYPPGKNIGSLLRSHYERIVYPYEMYQSGANLVQCNTRPFDNEEKDKEYKPHSIPLRQSVQPSKFNSYGRRAKRLQPDPEPTEEDIEKNPELKKLQIYGAGPKMMGLGLMAKDKTLRKKDKEGLECPPTVVVKEELGGDVKMESASPKTFLEGKEELSHSPEPCTKMTMRLRRNHSNAQFIESYVCRMCSRGDEDDKLLLCDGCDDNYHIFCLLPPLPEIPKGVWRCPKCVMAECKRPPEAFGFEQATREYTLQSFGEMADSFKADYFNMPVHMVPTELVEKEFWRLVNSIEEDVTVEYGADIHSKEFGSGFPVSDSKRHLTPEEEEYATSGWNLNVMPVLEQSVLCHINADISGMKVPWLYVGMVFSAFCWHIEDHWSYSINYLHWGEPKTWYGVPSLAAEHLEEVMKKLTPELFDSQPDLLHQLVTLMNPNTLMSHGVPVVRTNQCAGEFVITFPRAYHSGFNQGYNFAEAVNFCTADWLPAGRQCIEHYRRLRRYCVFSHEELICKMAACPEKLDLNLAAAVHKEMFIMVQEERRLRKALLEKGITEAEREAFELLPDDERQCIKCKTTCFLSALACYDCPDGLVCLSHINDLCKCSSSRQYLRYRYTLDELPAMLHKLKVRAESFDTWANKVRVALEVEDGRKRSLEELRALESEARERRFPNSELLQRLKNCLSEAEACVSRALGLVSGQEAGPDRVAGLQMTLAELRAFLGQMNNLPCAMHQIGDVKGILEQVEAYQSEAREALVSQPSSPGLLQSLLERGQQLGVEVPEAQQLQRQVEQARWLDEVKRTLAPSARRGTLATMRGLLVAGASVAPSPAVDKAQAELQELLTIAERWEEKAHLCLEARQKHPPATLEAIIHEAENIPVHLPNIQSLKEALAKARAWIADVDEIQNGDHYPCLDDLEGLVAVGRDLPVGLEELRQLELQVLTAHSWREKASKTFLKKNSCYTLLEVLCPCADAASDSTKRSRWMEKELGLYKSDTELLGLSAQDLRDPGSVIVAFKEGEQKEKEGILQLRRTNSAKPSPLASLTAASSTASICVCGQVPAGVGALQCDLCQDWFHGRCVTVPRLLSSQRPSLTSSPLLAWWEWDTKFLCPLCMRSRRPRLETILALLVALQRLPVRLPEGEALQCLTERAISWQGRARQVLASEEVTALLGRLAELRQRLQAESKPEESLAYSSDAGEGSGNMPKVQGLLENGDSVTSPEKVATEEGSGKRDLELLSSLLPQLTGPVLELPEATRAPLEELMMEGDLLEVTLDENHSIWQLLQAGQPPDLERVHTLLELEKAERHGSRTRGRALERRRRRKVDRGGEADDPAREELEPKRVRSSEPEAEEVQEEEELEEETGGEVPPVPFPTNGSPSTQEDQDGLEPVLEAGSDTSAPFSTLTSQLLMSCPQQPSRQQL
- the Kdm5c gene encoding lysine-specific demethylase 5C isoform X5, which produces MELGSDDFLPPPECPVFEPSWAEFRDPLGYIAKIRPIAEKSGICKIRPPADWQPPFAVEVDNFRFTPRIQRLNELEAQTRVKLNYLDQIAKFWEIQGSSLKIPNVERRILDLYSLSKIVVEEGGYETICKDRRWARVAQRLNYPPGKNIGSLLRSHYERIVYPYEMYQSGANLVQCNTRPFDNEEKDKEYKPHSIPLRQSVQPSKFNSYGRRAKRLQPDPEPTEEDIEKNPELKKLQIYGAGPKMMGLGLMAKDKTLRKKDKEGLECPPTVVVKEELGGDVKMESASPKTFLEGKEELSHSPEPCTKMTMRLRRNHSNAQFIESYVCRMCSRGDEDDKLLLCDGCDDNYHIFCLLPPLPEIPKGVWRCPKCVMAECKRPPEAFGFEQATREYTLQSFGEMADSFKADYFNMPVHMVPTELVEKEFWRLVNSIEEDVTVEYGADIHSKEFGSGFPVSDSKRHLTPEEEEYATSGWNLNVMPVLEQSVLCHINADISGMKVPWLYVGMVFSAFCWHIEDHWSYSINYLHWGEPKTWYGVPSLAAEHLEEVMKKLTPELFDSQPDLLHQLVTLMNPNTLMSHGVPVVRTNQCAGEFVITFPRAYHSGFNQGYNFAEAVNFCTADWLPAGRQCIEHYRRLRRYCVFSHEELICKMAACPEKLDLNLAAAVHKEMFIMVQEERRLRKALLEKGITEAEREAFELLPDDERQCIKCKTTCFLSALACYDCPDGLVCLSHINDLCKCSSSRQYLRYRYTLDELPAMLHKLKVRAESFDTWANKVRVALEVEDGRKRSLEELRALESEARERRFPNSELLQRLKNCLSEAEACVSRALGLVSGQEAGPDRVAGLQMTLAELRAFLGQMNNLPCAMHQIGDVKGILEQVEAYQSEAREALVSQPSSPGLLQSLLERGQQLGVEVPEAQQLQRQVEQARWLDEVKRTLAPSARRGTLATMRGLLVAGASVAPSPAVDKAQAELQELLTIAERWEEKAHLCLEARQKHPPATLEAIIHEAENIPVHLPNIQSLKEALAKARAWIADVDEIQNGDHYPCLDDLEGLVAVGRDLPVGLEELRQLELQVLTAHSWREKASKTFLKKNSCYTLLEVLCPCADAASDSTKRSRWMEKELGLYKSDTELLGLSAQDLRDPGSVIVAFKEGEQKEKEGILQLRRTNSAKPSPLASLTAASSTASICVCGQVPAGVGALQCDLCQDWFHGRCVTVPRLLSSQRPSLTSSPLLAWWEWDTKFLCPLCMRSRRPRLETILALLVALQRLPVRLPEGEALQCLTERAISWQGRARQVLASEEVTALLGRLAELRQRLQAESKPEESLAYSSDAGEGSGNMPKVQGLLENGDSVTSPEKVATEEGSGKRDLELLSSLLPQLTGPVLELPEATRAPLEELMMEGDLLEVTLDENHSIWQLLQAGQPPDLERVHTLLELEKAERHGSRTRGRALERRRRRKVDRGGEADDPAREELEPKRVRSSEPEAEEVQEEEELEEETGAVDVLPTAAISATIVTVAEPSTDPNKDPSLASRILSDHQACFLEVGG